A stretch of Elgaria multicarinata webbii isolate HBS135686 ecotype San Diego chromosome 5, rElgMul1.1.pri, whole genome shotgun sequence DNA encodes these proteins:
- the SLN gene encoding sarcolipin: MDRSTQELFLNFMIVLITVMLMWLLVKSYQD, translated from the coding sequence ATGGATAGATCCACGCAAGAGCTCTTCCTCAACTTCATGATCGTACTGATCACCGTCATGTTAATGTGGCTTCTGGTGAAGTCATACCAAGACTGA